One Apodemus sylvaticus chromosome 16, mApoSyl1.1, whole genome shotgun sequence genomic region harbors:
- the LOC127666677 gene encoding baculoviral IAP repeat-containing protein 1e-like, with protein MVTMRTPDPHQDQHIPDKITSEKFAQALGSLRNLEELLLPSGDGTHQVAKLIVQQCLQLPCLRVLAFHHILDDDSVIEIGWQPEEVSRNLRS; from the exons ATGGTGACTATGAGAACACCTGATCCCCA TCAAGACCAACATATTCCAGATAAGATTACATCAGAAAAGTTTG CCCAGGCTCTGGGTTCtctcaggaacctggaggaactGCTCCTTCCCTCTGGGGACGGGACTCACCAAGTGGCCAAACTGATTGTCCAGCAGTGTCTGCAGCTTCCCTGCCTCAGAGTTCTCGCCTTTCACCACATCTTGGATGATGACAGTGTGATTGAAATTG GGTGGCAACCAGAGGAGGTTTCCAGAAACTTGAGATCTTAA